One window of the Candidatus Neomarinimicrobiota bacterium genome contains the following:
- a CDS encoding GNAT family N-acetyltransferase produces the protein MSQLEFFKPPAKIPSRSEVALIAATLNFQIKLIHALSAKDANQIIKISQGLIKPFGAATAFTKQTVWKYFNHPHTLPFVGVLRDEIIGFLVGVPLENFSDEQWAALDPTLGDHETIYTYAFIFEEKHQGQGYAKMLKKVYLNWLKKRGYLYVSGHVREGISSQFSLHTRVLQKYPNWHDTGKVFEYYQRPLR, from the coding sequence ATGTCACAATTGGAATTTTTCAAACCACCTGCTAAAATACCCAGTCGATCAGAGGTCGCTCTCATCGCTGCAACTCTGAATTTTCAAATAAAACTCATCCATGCTTTGTCTGCCAAAGATGCCAATCAAATCATTAAAATTTCTCAGGGATTGATCAAACCCTTTGGTGCAGCAACAGCCTTCACCAAACAGACCGTCTGGAAATACTTCAACCACCCACACACCCTGCCCTTCGTAGGCGTATTACGAGATGAAATAATTGGTTTTCTGGTTGGAGTACCTCTGGAAAATTTTAGTGATGAACAGTGGGCTGCCCTGGATCCTACGCTGGGAGATCACGAAACGATCTATACTTATGCCTTTATTTTCGAAGAGAAGCATCAGGGTCAGGGCTACGCTAAGATGTTAAAAAAAGTCTATTTAAATTGGCTCAAAAAACGCGGATATTTGTATGTCTCTGGTCATGTCCGTGAAGGCATCTCCAGCCAATTTTCCCTTCATACCCGCGTCCTCCAAAAATACCCCAATTGGCACGATACTGGCAAAGTCTTCGAGTACTACCAGCGCCCTTTACGCTGA
- a CDS encoding proline dehydrogenase family protein, whose translation MFNKLIVALMPLAPRFIVKMISKRYIAGEDTASAMATCLRLKEQGFLTTVDILGESVTSNEQAREARDSYLDLIMEVAKNDISKNISLKPTAMGLGLSEDIANEYIATIVQKAHEADVFIRIDMEDSPYTDKTLDMYDRLRGQYPQLGTVIQAYMHRSVDDVTKIAASSGNLRICKGIYKESPQIAYQDADEVRQNYIRLVRAMLERGAYVGIATHDPFLIDESLKIISELQISADNYEFQALLGVPIMKRLDELVSLGHRVRIYVPFGSEWYAYSSRRLKENPDVAGYVLKNIFVKN comes from the coding sequence GTGTTCAATAAACTGATCGTCGCCCTGATGCCCCTGGCTCCCCGCTTTATTGTAAAAATGATTTCTAAACGTTATATCGCTGGCGAAGATACTGCTTCTGCCATGGCTACTTGCCTGAGACTGAAAGAACAAGGGTTCTTGACGACTGTGGACATTCTTGGAGAATCTGTTACTTCAAATGAGCAGGCCAGGGAAGCCCGAGATTCCTATCTTGATTTGATCATGGAAGTCGCTAAGAACGACATCTCCAAAAATATTTCGTTGAAACCCACTGCCATGGGTCTGGGGCTGTCTGAGGATATCGCCAATGAATATATAGCAACCATTGTTCAGAAGGCACACGAGGCTGATGTATTCATCCGCATTGATATGGAAGATTCTCCCTATACAGACAAAACGCTTGATATGTATGATCGTCTTAGAGGTCAGTACCCTCAGCTGGGAACTGTAATTCAAGCATATATGCATCGGAGTGTGGATGATGTGACCAAGATAGCGGCCAGTTCTGGAAACTTACGGATCTGCAAGGGCATCTATAAAGAATCTCCACAAATTGCCTATCAGGATGCAGATGAAGTCCGCCAAAATTACATCCGTCTTGTAAGAGCAATGCTGGAGCGTGGAGCATATGTCGGGATAGCAACCCACGATCCTTTTTTAATCGATGAATCTCTAAAAATTATTAGTGAATTACAGATATCAGCAGACAACTATGAATTTCAGGCACTCCTGGGTGTCCCCATTATGAAACGACTTGATGAGTTGGTCAGCCTGGGTCACCGTGTCCGCATCTATGTCCCTTTTGGGAGTGAATGGTATGCCTATTCCAGCCGACGCCTTAAAGAAAACCCTGATGTTGCCGGCTATGTGTTAAAAAATATCTTCGTGAAGAACTAA
- a CDS encoding CoA-binding protein, with product MTDPHKILLSSKVIAVVGASPNPARPSHWISKYLISEGYTVIPVNPGQDELFGLKCFPDVESIDSDIDIVNIFRRSDQVVPIVESALKNKSLKLVWMQDNVYNEDAAKLVREAGIPVVMNDCIYRVHRQIS from the coding sequence ATGACTGATCCACACAAAATTCTGTTGAGCAGTAAAGTCATTGCTGTTGTAGGTGCCTCCCCCAATCCTGCGCGTCCAAGCCATTGGATTAGCAAGTATTTAATATCTGAGGGATATACGGTGATACCAGTCAATCCAGGTCAAGATGAATTGTTTGGCCTGAAATGTTTTCCTGATGTTGAGAGTATTGATTCGGATATTGATATTGTGAACATTTTCAGAAGATCAGATCAGGTCGTCCCAATTGTGGAAAGCGCTCTCAAAAACAAGTCCCTAAAATTGGTCTGGATGCAGGACAATGTCTACAATGAGGATGCCGCAAAGCTGGTAAGAGAAGCTGGAATTCCTGTGGTTATGAATGATTGTATCTATCGGGTCCACCGCCAGATAAGCTAA
- a CDS encoding NAD(+)/NADH kinase, which yields MKFAIWGFQSDAEIKSYVGEILRKLLDEEHELFMLDSFAQQVECDNPEVNIINENGIPRDTDFIISIGGDGTLLSSAQAVMRTPIPILGINLGSLGFLTTLERDWQSGLDEILRGHYRIEERMVLNCRLEYEDGTEETLWALNDVVIERADVFNLLATEVRVGEELLNRYLSDGLIFSTPTGSTAYALSAGGPIVDPSLEAISITPISPHTLSVRPVVLRGDNSIYVTLSDPKGLAHLHVDGKNTRHIDGSIRIRIRPSSYRIQLVVTPDNTFYEKLRKKLNWGQRSS from the coding sequence ATGAAATTTGCTATTTGGGGTTTTCAAAGTGATGCAGAGATTAAATCATATGTCGGTGAAATTCTCAGAAAGCTGCTTGATGAAGAACATGAACTGTTCATGTTGGATAGTTTTGCCCAGCAGGTAGAATGTGACAATCCAGAAGTAAATATTATCAATGAAAATGGTATCCCACGAGATACAGATTTTATTATATCCATAGGTGGGGATGGAACCTTACTCTCGTCCGCGCAGGCTGTCATGCGCACGCCCATACCCATTCTGGGAATAAACCTGGGAAGTCTGGGTTTCCTCACTACCCTTGAACGAGACTGGCAATCTGGTCTGGATGAGATTCTCAGAGGTCATTATCGTATTGAAGAACGGATGGTTTTGAATTGTCGTCTGGAATATGAGGATGGCACAGAGGAAACATTGTGGGCTTTAAATGATGTTGTCATTGAAAGAGCTGACGTGTTTAACCTGCTGGCTACTGAAGTCCGGGTAGGTGAGGAATTGCTCAATAGATATCTCTCAGACGGGCTCATATTTTCCACACCAACAGGCTCAACCGCCTATGCATTATCTGCCGGTGGACCCATTGTTGACCCCAGTCTGGAGGCTATATCGATTACCCCAATCTCTCCCCATACTCTATCTGTTCGACCAGTGGTCTTGCGGGGAGATAATAGTATATATGTCACCTTAAGTGATCCAAAGGGTCTGGCTCATTTGCATGTTGATGGTAAAAATACCAGGCATATTGATGGCAGCATTCGAATTCGAATTCGTCCCAGTTCCTATAGGATTCAGTTGGTGGTGACACCTGATAACACGTTTTATGAGAAGTTACGTAAAAAACTCAATTGGGGACAGCGCTCCAGCTGA